A single region of the Amia ocellicauda isolate fAmiCal2 chromosome 8, fAmiCal2.hap1, whole genome shotgun sequence genome encodes:
- the ppef2b gene encoding serine/threonine-protein phosphatase with EF-hands 2, with product MEVRRRCTWNIFQSIEYAGEQDQIKLYNFFGYLMDHFTPSSSNERNLISHIFSENESGRDAEYERVFDYESIELPESYTGPHLSFPLTASHATALVEAFRHKQQLHGRYVLQLLCETWRHLKLLPNINRVSTSYCKEITICGDLHGNLEDLLLIFYKNGLPSVEKPYVFNGDYVDRGKNSIEIVLILFAFLLVYPNDVHLNRGNHEDYIVNLRYGFTKEVMQKYKVHGKKILKLIQTVFSWLPLATVIDQKVLVTHGGISHTTDLELIAKVDRHKYISTLRPRKMRKKQNVSECRDPDSPQVEGCAQRDGQGPTSSSLHRGSRSFNSGLSPRYEFRRRSLQSISQKVRCSVEEELQKCRRQVGFSDLFNDNKHSLSNSDSDSECFEICESDNTEWKQIVDILWSDPMPQDGCIPNGVRGGGCYFGPDITEEVLRRHNLQLLIRSHECKQEGYEFCHSRKVLTIFSASNYYEVGSNRGAYIRLGSDLIPHFVQYQASRTTRKLTMRQRVGMIERSALQALREQLFAHKSDIIRAFQQYDKSNTGRISVNEWATAVESVLQLGLPWRVLRPQLMAISPEGSVDYHTWFEELDMEQPVSEHIHNSLLETLYRNRSNLETIFRIIDSDHSGLISFTEFQQTWRLLSSHLKIEITDKAISDLALSIDFNKDGNIDINEFLEAFRLVDKTHSAEREGSLPLTDPGGLL from the exons ATGGAGGTCCGAAGAAGGTGCACATGGAACATCTTCCAATCAATAGAGTATGCCGGGGAGCAGGACCAGATCAAG CTGTACAACTTCTTTGGCTATCTTATGGACCACTTCACACCGTCTAGCAGTAATGAAA GGAACTTGATATCCCACATTTTCAGTGAAAACGAGAGTGGCAGGGATGCCGAGTACGAGAGAGTCTTCGATTACGAATCCATCGAGCTGCCCGAGTCCTACACAGGGCCTCATCTTTCATTCCCTCTCACGGCCTCTCATGCGACTGCCTTAGTGGAAGCCTTCAGACATAAGCAA CAGCTCCATGGTCGATATGTCCTACAACTTCTTTGCGAAACATGGAGACACCTCAAACTACTGCCAAACATCAACCGAGTGTCCACCAGTTACTGTAAGGAGATAACTATCTGTG GAGACTTGCACGGGAATCTGGAagatttgttattaatattttataag AACGGTTTGCCATCTGTTGAAAAGCCCTATGTCTTCAATGGAGACTATGTGGACCGAGGCAAGAACTCTATTGAGATTGTACTGATCCTATTTGCATTCCTGCTGGTGTATCCCAATGATGTTCACTTGAATAGAGGAAATCACGAGGACTACATTGTGAACTTAAG GTATGGCTTTACAAAGGAAGTAATGCAGAAATATAAG GTGCATGGGAAGAAGATTCTCAAGCTGATCCAGACAGTGTTTAGCTGGttgccactagccactgtgatCGACCAGAAGGTCTTAGTCACACACGGAGGGATCTCGCATACCACTGACCTCGAGCTAATTGCCAAAGTTGACAGACACAAA TACATTTCTACTCTGAGGCCTCGCAAGATGAGAAAGAAGCAGAACGTATCAGAATGCAGAGATCCTGATTCACCTCAAGTTGAAGGATGTGCTCAGAGAGATGGTCAGGGCCCAACTTCAAGCAGCTTACACAGAGGGTCCCGGTCTTTCAACTCGGGCTTGAGCCCTCGCTACGAGTTCAGGAGGAGGTCCCTGCAAAGCATCTCCCAGAAGGTGCGGTGCTCAGTGGAGGAGGAGCTGCAGAAGTGCCGCAGACAGGTGGGCTTCAGTGACCTCTTCAACGACAACAAGCACTCCCTGTCGAATTCGGATTCCGACTCCGAGTGCTTTGAGATCTGCGAATCGGACAACACCGAATGGAAACAG ATTGTGGatattctgtggagtgaccCAATGCCCCAAGACGGCTGTATTCCCAATGGTGTGCGAGGTGGTGGCTGTTACTTCGGCCCCGATATCACAGAAGAGGTACTGAGGAGACACAATTTGCAGTTGCTCATCCGCTCACACGAGTGCAAGCAAGAGGGCTATGAGTTCTGCCACAGCCGCAAG GTCTTGACCATATTCTCTGCCTCGAACTACTATGAAGTGGGCAGTAACAGAGGAGCCTATATAAGGCTTGGTTCTGATCTGATCCCTCACTTTGTTCAGTACCAGGCCAGCAGAACAACCCGCAAACTAACCATGAGGCAAAG AGTGGGCATGATTGAACGCTCAGCACTGCAAGCTCTGAGGGAACAGCTTTTTGCTCACAAGTCAGACATCATCAGGGCCTTCCAGCAGTATGACAAGAGCAACACAG GAAGGATATCCGTGAACGAGTGGGCGACTGCAGTGGAGTCCGTCTTGCAGCTAGGCCTGCCCTGGCGGGTACTGCGCCCCCAGCTGATGGCCATTTCTCCTGAGGGATCCGTGGACTATCACACCTGGTTTGAGGAACTCGATATGGAACAGCCAGTTTCAGAG CACATACACAACAGTCTACTGGAGACTCTTTATAGGAACAGATCCAACCTGGAGACCATTTTCCGAATTATCGACAGTGATCACTCAG GCCTCATTTCGTTTACGGAATTTCAACAAACATGGAGGCTGCTCAGCTCTCACCTGAAGATAGAGATCACCGACAAGGCCATTTCTGACTTGGCTCTCAGCATCGACTTCAACAAGGACGGCAATATAGACATCAATGAATTCCTGGAAGCTTTCCGACTGGTTGACAAAACGCACAGCGCTGAGAGGGAGGGCAGTCTACCATTGACAGACCCCGGGGGACTCCTATAA